The nucleotide sequence CACTCCGAAAATTTCGTCGGCCAGGTCAATTTCGGAAACCTTTTCGCCGCTCATGTTGCAAACTTCTACCTTTGCCATAACTATGCCTCATATCGCTTTCACGCGAAGGGACTGAGAATTGCAAGCCCCGTTGGTTTACTTGCCGCCGAACTTCAACTTTTTCAGCTCCAGCATGCCGGATTTAGCGCCGGGAACCGCCCCCTTGAGGAGGATGAGGTTTTGATCGGCCCGGATATCCACAATTTCCAGATTCCTTACGGTTTTCCGTTCCACTCCGTAATGGCCGGGCAGCTTTTTACCTTTAATAACCTTTGAAGGCCAGGCGCTGCAGCCGATGGAGCCAGGCCGGCGTTTACAACGGCCGCCGTGGGTCATTCTTCCGCCGCCGAAGCCGTGTCTTTTCATAACGCCTGCAAAACCGCGCCCTTTGGATACGCCTGCGACGTCAATTTTTTCGCCCACCGCGAACAACTCGGTGGATAGAGACTGTCCCAGCTCGAACTCCTCAGGATTGTCAACGGCGAATTCCTTGACCATGACATAAGCGGCGCCGCCGCTTTTCTCAAAGTGCCCAGTCTCGGGCTTGTTCGTATGGCGTTCCTTCTTAGGCCCGAAACCGAGTTGCAGGGCGTTGTATCCGTCTTTGTCCTTGGTCTTGATCTGGGTGACCACGCAAGGTCCGGCTTCGATCACCGTAACCGGAATGTGGCGCCCGTCAGACGAGAAAAGACCGGTCATCCCCAGTTTTTTT is from Desulfatibacillum aliphaticivorans DSM 15576 and encodes:
- the rplC gene encoding 50S ribosomal protein L3 — translated: MSKGILGKKLGMTGLFSSDGRHIPVTVIEAGPCVVTQIKTKDKDGYNALQLGFGPKKERHTNKPETGHFEKSGGAAYVMVKEFAVDNPEEFELGQSLSTELFAVGEKIDVAGVSKGRGFAGVMKRHGFGGGRMTHGGRCKRRPGSIGCSAWPSKVIKGKKLPGHYGVERKTVRNLEIVDIRADQNLILLKGAVPGAKSGMLELKKLKFGGK